From the genome of Fibrobacter sp.:
CGCCTTGGTGGGTTTTACATCGTGTGTGCAGAGTTCTCGTTGGAGCGAAGCCCTGGACTATGTAACCACGAGTGAAGCCAACGAAATTAGTGATGGCGATGAATTCAAGGAAGAATACAAGCTGGCTGCACGCCGTTTGCCTCTTTCGACTCTCCGTAAGGCGGGCTTGAAGGTGGATGGCAAGGGCCGTTTGGTCGGTATCAAGGACGCCATGGACGAAGCTAACGAACGCTACATCGTTTCCGAAGAACAGGCCAAGGTGGGCACCAACCTGGAAGAAATGGAAAAGGAGCATATCCGCCGCCGCCTGGAAGAAGGCCAGCGTGTTTTGAAGCAGGAGGAGGAAGCTGCTAACCAGGAACAGGAAGACATCGTGTATTCCAATAAACTGACGGAAGAGGAAAAGCGCAAGTATGGCAGTACCCGCGACCTACAGGCTCCGGAGCAGTTCCAGGACGAAAATACGGAAGCTGCCGAAGAAGAAGTCCACGGCGACTACGAATCTGACTAATTTTTGACAAATTAATTTTTAGGTTTCCCTCGACTGTTGTCGGGGGATTCTTGTAAAGAGACATGAAACACTTATCGATTCTTTTATTTGCCCTTGCCTTGGTGCTCGTGGGTTGCGGGGACTGGGGAACTGATGACTCTGATTACGGTTACCAGGCAAAACTCCATTTCCACTATTATTACGGGCAGGACTGCTCCTGGATGGGGGCCGATTACCTGTGCGGCGATGCCTATTCCCTGTCGCCTTCTTTGACGGTGTCCGTGAAGGTGGACTGGAACGGGGATGCTACTGTCTACTATGACGGATACGGCCCCTACTATTTCTGGAAAGACGAGTACGATTACGCTTACGACCGGCATTATGGCGAATACTATTACCAGTTCAACCTGGACGGCAATTACAGCCTGACCGTTTACGATTCGGGCGCCGAGGTCATATACGCTGACACCTATACCGGGGTGGAACACCACTATTTCTACGACGTGTGGTGAATGTGAAATGAAATTAGCTCTTGCTTCTCTGCTCTTTTCGATTCTCTTTGTTGCCGTTGCCATGAAGACTCTTTCTGGTGGTGGCAGGGACCCTTTTTTTGTAGACACATCCATTGCGCTTTCTCGTTATGAACCGATGCTTTCTGCAAATCAGACTATAGGAACAATGGATGATTTTGTTCGAAAAAGAATGAACTTTTTTGACGATTCTCTTTCAAAAATCCTAGATTCTTTATCGAAAGGGAAACTTGATGAACGGAATTTACTAGAATTACTCAATATGGAATCCAACGTGGCCCGACATAAGATGCTTGATTCCGCCCGCCTGGTTGCAGGGGCGAAAATACAGAATGTCTATGAACAATTCAATAGTGTGGTTGCTTCATTTGGCCAACAGCATGGTTTTGAAATTCTTTTTGGTACGGCCTCAAATTTTGTGGTATATGGAGCGAAGGGGAAAGCGGACAAGACACGGGACTTGCTGCGGTATATGGGGGTGAAAGATGAATAGGCTTGCAAATGTCTTTGCCTTGGTTGCACTGATTCTTTCTGCCGTTGGAATCATTTACTGTATCTTTGTCCATGAAACATCTGTTCGTTATGGATTTATCAATACCGAAAAGATGCTGAATACCTTCGTAGAAGCCCAGAAGGTGAGGGATCAATTGCTTGCAGAAGAATCTAAGTGGAATGATGCTGAAAAAGTTATAGAGGATTCTCTCGCTACCTTTGAGGAACGGTTGAAGCTGGAATACGATACGGCGTCTATTGAAACAAAAAAAAGGTTAAAGTCGGAGCAAACACACCGGATAGAGGAACTTGGCCGGTTTGAGCAGGCGAAAAAAGACGGGTTGCAGAAAATGCAGTCAGAGTTAATGGCCCCTGTTTATGAGAAAATAAATGGATCTCTTGCGGAATATGCCAAGGAACATGGGTTAGATGTGGTATTTGCGTCCAGTAATGGCAGTATAGTGTATGGGGACGGTTCACGTGCGGACTTGACTGAGGATTTTGTTCTCTTTTTGAACAATAAATATCAATGATTGCGACTTTTGTGACAATGGCGAGAAATTGGCTGATGGCTGCTTTGGTTGCCATTTCTCCCTTGTTCGCATTGCAGGGAGGCCCTGTTCAACCTGACTACATGCAGTTCGAACCCTCTGGAATGAAGGACATGGTAAGTCTTCAAACTGGGAACTTTGCATACTCCATACCTCTCGGAGAACTGCCTGGACCTTATGGGGGCTATCCACTAAGTTTATCTTACCACGCTGGAATTTCTCCCCAACAAGAGGCTACATGGGTTGGACTCGGTTGGACCCTTTCTCCGGGGAGCATAAGCCGCGATATCCGTGGAGTTCCTGATGACCAGTTCCATGGTGGAACTTTGGGGTATGTATATCGTTATTCTGCTATACAGACGTGGAACCTAGAGACGAGTTGGACCATAGGTGTTGTAAGTATTGGACAAAATGTTTCCAGTACGGGTGGAGTAGGATTTAGTGCGACCGTTGGACCGAGAATTTCAGGCGTTGCCGGCGTTGGGTTTACAGTTGGGACAGAGGCCATAGGGGTGGAAGGAACCGTCGGTTTCAAAGATGCGGCGGGTTTGAACATAGGTCTGATGCTCTCGTCAAATGGAATTGCTTCGGTGAGGATGGGAACATCAATCGGAGGCCGAAACGTCAAGGTCTCGGCAGGAGTTCAGTATTCTACGGGAAGCGGGGCCGCATACAGCGTTGGGTTCGGTGATGCCCATGGGGTGTCAAACGTGGGCTTAAGTGCAGGCCCGTCGGGAATCAGTACATCAATGAAATCGGGACCGATATCGACGGGAATGAGCAGGAACGGTTCCAGTGTTTCTGTCAATGGAAGCGGTTTGTCCGTTTCCAATGCCTCAGCCAAGGGTGGCGTGCGGACATCTAGTGCCGGTTTCCCCATTGTGGTTCCCACGTACGTGGGCGTTTTTTCGTTAGGTTTTGGCCAAGCTTTACATGAGTACCATTTGCGTTCCGCAACTTCGGACTACGTTTACGGATACATGTATCAGGCTGGCCCATCTATTTTGTCCGATGGACAGAATAAAATTTTCGGGCTGCCCGTTGCGATGGCGTCCCAGGGAGGTTCGTCGGGAAATATTCCGTGGAAATGGACCATGAAAGGCCGGACTTTGGAAAGTTTGGGTGAAGATGAAATGTATCCCTCATATGACATGTACACGGTATCTTCCGAAGGTGTTTCTGGCACTTTTCGTCCCTTTACCCGCGAGGAACACCGTTTACACAAAATTGTGAGTAACGAGAAAACTACAAGCAGTGAAGTTTTTGAAGATTATTCAGTCTTGCTCAAGGATTCTACTGACGGATGGCCTTATGGGAGTGAATTTGAAGAGGCCACTGGGGGCTCTGTTCTAGCCAGGTCGCAGAATCACGACTATGAATCTTACCGACAGTGCATACATAGCGATAGTTGCTCCCCGTATGCTCTTTATTCAACCCGTTTCCGGAATGAAGGAAATAGGTTGGTTTTCCGGAAGAATACGGAGTCTGACGATACCCTTACCACGGGGATGAATTTCTTGTTTGTAGGGGAGGGTGGTTATTACGAAAGTGAGCCTTTCGAAGGGGCGAAATCCCGCGAGCGGAGGAAAATTTCGGACATCTTGCTAAAAAGGAAATTGGATAGTTACGATTACGCCCTTTATGGCTCCCGGAAGATTGAACCAATTCTTGAGGATAATAGCCCTGTGGGAAAACTTAAGGGTTTCGTGATAACCAATTCGGATGGGACTCGGTATTATTTTGAGCAACCTGTAAGATCTTACCTGAAAGTGGATTATTCTATCAATCAGGAAAAGGGAACTCCGATATTTGTTGATTTGAAGGGAGACGCCTCTGATGATTTCCTTGATAGTTTGGTTAGTGCGGTTAGGTCGTTCCTAGATTGGAGCGTAGAAATGGTGAATCCATCGCAGGCGGTGGAGAATACACTCAACTATGTCTTTAAGAAGGGCTCCCTTGATGAGAAGTGTAAGTCTGGATATGAATCTGAAAATAATGCGCTGTTCTATACCTATCAGGTGAACATGAACCCTTACGCCACACAGTGGCTGCTTACTGAAATCCGTGGTGCAGATTTTATTCAGCTTGGGGACTCCGTTGCGGATAATGTTGGCTACAATGTCAAGTTCCATTATACGGAACCTTCGATTTACCGGTGGCGAAGCCCCTTTGCAAGGCCAGGCCTGGATGCTGTGGATTTGCCGAATTTCAGGATGCCCAAGAATGGCTATACGCCGGAAGGTTGTGATTCCCGTATGTATCAGGCCGGATTCGGGGTAAAGGAATATGTCTATTTGAAATCAATTGAGACTTCAACGCACAGGGTGGAATTTGAACTGAATGACCCTGCAACTGAAGAACGTGTAGACGGGAAGGGCTGGGATTTCAACTACAATGACAAATCGAAAACCATGCCCATAGTTGTTCAGGCTTCGATTTTGTCTAGAGCCAGTGTGGTTTCCGAAGAAAGCGCTAGTCTACCCACTGGAAATGGTTCCCAGCAGGCATTCACGAAGCAAAAAATCAGCATTGTCCCGGAATATCTTTATACCAACATGAAGTTGCCCGAAAGACTTTTAAGAATGTTCCGCGGTAATGCGGCTATAAAAGTAACAGGGATGCCCTCGGTCAATGCTCCGACAATTTCGTTTATGGTCCAGGATTCGGTTTTGTACCAGATGCCTTCGGAAATCACCTTTGCAGTGGATTCAGTGGGCCAGTTCGAGGAATCTCCCGCCGATGAATACGGGTATGGACTATACAGGCTTCGCATCCGCCTTGTCGGCGACTCCATTTACGCGTATCGCTATGCAAAAAGCAACAGCGATATGGACAAATATAATCACGCCACTGTGGTCTTTGGGGAAAACGGAAACTATGTTTCTCATCCCCTCATAAACTGGAGCGATCTGGTTTTTGCGGGTGATTCGAGTGATCCTGCAGAAAATCAGATGCGTTACTTGAAGAAGATATCGTATTTTAACCGTGGTGATTCGACACCCTACCGTGAATTTGAGTTTGGCTATGATTATTCCCTGCATCCCAAGGCGTTGAATTCCTACTGTAAGGGGCGCTATCCTGCAGACAACGGACAGGTTGAGGATTCTCCGGATTATGCGGGCCTTGGAATATGTGAAAGTCAGAATAGCGGGAACCACCTTTATGGCAAGCTTTCCCTGAAATCAATTACGGAAACGGACTGTCAGCACGGAAAATGTTCCAGTCTGCCCCCGTTCAAGTTTGAATACCATTCGCCGTCCCTCACTTCAACGCGGCTGTCCACAAAGAACAGTTGGATGAATTTGTCGCAGAATTTGACTTATGCAAGCCCCGAAGATACGGTCGGGACGAACCAGTTCCCGGATAGCTATTATGAGAATATTACCGATTTGGATGCAAGTATTATCGCCTCTTCCAATGTTGTAGATGATTGGGGGTTCTGGAACGAGCGCGCAAATCCAGAAAACCACAAGGTTTGGCAGGATTTTGCCGACTATGGTGCGTCTGCCTGGAGCCTTTCGCGGGTGACGGAACCTGCTGGGGGAGTTGTAGAGATTGATTACGAGAGAGATGTCTACAAGGATGGAGAAGAAAATTCCAGCGAGAACATGTATGCGGAATTTGAAAGTGCAGATTACTGTAAAAACTATGCCGGGGATTATCCGGTTGCGGAATCGGACAGCATTCGGATATGCTTGGAACTAGGGCCGTTGTATTGGCGTGAACAATGTCTGGGTCCCCGTTCCGCTTTCTGGGATGTGGTAAGGCCTGCTGGCTACCAGGGAACGGGCTTTGAGTACCTCGATACCATGG
Proteins encoded in this window:
- a CDS encoding OmpH family outer membrane protein; the protein is MNRLANVFALVALILSAVGIIYCIFVHETSVRYGFINTEKMLNTFVEAQKVRDQLLAEESKWNDAEKVIEDSLATFEERLKLEYDTASIETKKRLKSEQTHRIEELGRFEQAKKDGLQKMQSELMAPVYEKINGSLAEYAKEHGLDVVFASSNGSIVYGDGSRADLTEDFVLFLNNKYQ